GAGAGCATCTGCATTTATTCAGGTAaggaaatctctccccccccggttgaaaacaaacattcttctgttGGACTTGTAGTTATGTCATATCTGCTAGGGAAAAGAGTGTCCTGACACTTTGTGACATTGcatcaagaaaaacaaaaaacaaaacccaaacactTGTCAGTTGTATGAGACTTTTTCAGTGTTACACGAGTCAGCCACATTGCCAAAAAAATCTTCTACAGTGGtgacttgacttacaaacttaatccgtattggaacggtggctgtcagtcaaaacgttcgtaagtcaaagcacagTTACcgtaggaatgcaatgaaaaccgattaatccattctggcagaagaagaagaagacgaagaagacgaagaagacgaagaagaagaagacgacgacgacgacgacgataataataataataataataataataataataataataataataataataataataataataataataataataataataataataataataataataataataaaacactgcaagtcccatgctgggactgcacaacaaacaaacaaaacaccaaaacaccaaaaaacaaaacaacacagaaacataacccttccagcccaaacctaccctcctaAACCCAgccagaacaactttttaaaaaggaaaaagtagcaccttaccagtccgaagtgTCTGCAGAGGCTTTCCAAGCACTGGCACCTAACcagctctccttcctcctcctgcgcgCTGCCGCATTCCCCATCCACGGAGACCCTCCAATCCGCGCCTTCGGCAGCGCTTACAAGTAGACGTGCACCTTTAGTGGCGCTTACTTGTGAGAAAACACGCACCTTCGGTGgcgcttactcatgagtagacccgccCCACCCCTCCTCTTGCGccccaggagtaaaaaagttccatAACCACCTGCtctaagaagcagcctctttgccaccaatttcccgccttttcactctgcctttttctgttcggaAGTCAacgctccagccacaagtcaaagcaaaattttgcaactggagctgtttgtaagtcaaattgttcgtaggtcagggcattcgtaagtcaaggcaccactgtattttgagtgAAAAATCTTCCACTTTGCATGGAAAACCTTTGCATTTTACATTGTAAAACTtgtaatttttttacaaaatgcaaaTCATGTTCTGCAAAATACAGAAGTCACTTCTGTGAATTTTCCAAAAAGTCCCAAAATATGAAAAGTTCACAAAAAGTCATGTTAAATTCATTTGATGTAGATAAAGTTTCACATTTTTCATTATCACATGTAGACAACAGAAATATATTTCACTGAAGAACAACATAAGAAAATATGTAGTTTTATGTAATTGAAAATAAGAATTTAATCTTGTATTAATAATTGTTTCTGAAGAGATGATAGGAATGCGTGTAGAATGACAAATGTCCTTGACAACAAAGCAGATTAATTGAAAAGAGAAACCATAACCTTTTTAAAGTAGCAGGAAGAAATTAAATCCATTATATCCCAGACAGGTTAGGCCGAAAGAGAACATAAACAAGTGCCATCCTGCACAACCAATGCCAGTTCCTTAGCCTTAGTTAAGAGACAGGTCTGCAATTTCATTTCTCCTGGCCCTcttagtaaaaacaaacaaacaaaatagaaaccccccccctttttttaatgttttattctgCTCTGGATCTTGAATTCTAACCACTTCTCTTTGATTAGGTACACTGCATTAGTACAGAATTTACTCCAAGAAAAcatgggggagagaaaggagtaCCTTTCCGGATACAGATGGATACATTCAGACAAAATGAGAATGGTGAATATACCGAACACTTGCATTCTGCCAGCTGCCAGATCAAAGTATTTAAGGTATGCCAGTAATGTGACTCCCAGAAACTGCTTGTTTTATATTTCAGAATAGAGATCTGGCCATATGTAAAATTTTGTATTTCATTTGTAAATCTTGAGTGGGGGCTGGGAAAGGGTGTGAGGATATTTTCAGGCTGttacaaaaaaaaggaaggattCGTGCAGTTtaaaagcaattctttttttgtttgtttgatgaaaTTAATAGCTATTAAAGCCATTTACCAGGAAAGTTTATCCAACGGTCCAGAgatatgttccttttttaaattaagacAACAAATTACTTAATATATCCAGGCCAGCTCCTCTCCTGTACATTTTGAAATTTGGGAGTCACTTGGGGATTTCTCACTCTGTACAAATGCACGTTCTGTTTCGTGCAATCATTGCATAATATGCAGCTATTAAATCAAACATAATgaccaaagtcctgttgcttagtgtagtaaattacactggaataggcccattgaatcaatggggatttggtgagaacACCTCTGTAAATTTAATGGAGTCAAATGTGCCTACTCTGTCTATAACTGTGACttcctatgctaaagtaagttgcaggtagagtaggtccatttgaatccattCAGTTTGAGGGGAAATTGATTCcccgctgattcaatgggcctgctctactaCAGttttctacactaagcaacaggatttgggcaagTATGAAAGGCCAATAACTCTGCAGACAGAGCATAAATTTCTGCCTATGAAACTCCCAGAGTCTCTAGCTTGCTGTGTGCTTACTTACCCAGTGTTTTGTATGGCTGGTTGGAGGGTAGGAAAGCAACCTAGCCTGCCACTGGAGGTAACAGTAACAACCttataggaagaggaggaagggagttTAGGCTGGTGAATCTTCTGCTggcaaaaaagaagcagcagtctGTGAAAAGACACACCAGCTTCAGCTTACATCCTCCTTTCCCCACCATACTGTTGTTGCTTACATCTGGTTCTAGCCTTGCTAGCTCTTCTGCTGTGTGCTCTCCCACCAACTGCACTGGGTCTGTAAGTGCTGGGCTTATGCACGTGCAAGGATGTACATGATATCTCTCTTTGTGCAGGCTCCAAAACACCGCATTGTATGCATAGTACAGCATTGCACATAGGATTCAAGTATTAGAGTTCAGCAGTCCATTATACTGGAAATGGCAGAGGCAACCCACCACTTCAGTCTAGACTTCTTGACAAAAAATTTTTTGGTCTGGTATTAAAACACacattgggacatggtggcgctgcaggttaaaccgcagaagcctctgtgctgcaaggtcggaagaccagcagtcgtaagatcaaatccatgcaacggggtgaactcccgttgcttgtcccagctcctgccagcctagcagtttgaaagcatgtaaaagtgagtagataaatagctaccaccatggtgggaaggtaacggcattccgtgtctagttgcgctggccatgtgaccacggaaactgtctacagacaaacgctggctctacggcttggaaacggggattagcaccaccccctagaatcggaaacgactggactaaatgtcaaggggaacctttacgtatACCTATTAATACACAAAAGTTTCTATCCAATGAGATGTTTCACTTAGGCCTGGGAGATCCAGGCTCCAGTCCCTGTTTGGCCATAAAAATGACCAGTCCAGTCATTATGCCATCCGAACCCAGACCAACAATAGTGTTTGTGAAATGTGAAAGGAGTAGGACAATGTTGGTCACTATGAGCTctttggaggaagaagaggataaaAATGTTGATCTAAATACAGTTGCTGGCCCaactagagtacagtggtgccccactagatgattaccccgcaaaacgacaaatccgcatgatgagtttttgcgaccGCTATAGCGTTCCACAAAAcagtttcctatgggtgattttcgcaagacgatgtttcggaccgtgcttagcaagactttttttctcggaaccgatgctttgcaagatgacgattttaacagctgatcggaggctttgcaaaatgggtgtttttgggactgatgcttcgcaagacagcaatttaaacagttgattgacgtttcacaaaatggcttctgtATGGACGATTTCCGCAAAACAaggactattttccccattggaacgcattaaatggatttcaatgcattccaatggggaattgtttttgctaaacagcaatttcaatggaacggattaacatggTCTTGCTGGGCACCCTGTATATTTATTGCATCAGTGGGGATTGTGCAAGTACAGATTTAGTTCAGCAGTTGTTTTGTCTATTTGTGATTGGCAGTTGGATCAGGCCAGTGAAAATGTAAGAAATTGAAAATAGTGACCTGTATGATTGTTGCAACCTGAATAATACAGGTTAATAATTGGGAATATCCAGGCAAATTATTTAATGGGATATTAACCAGTGGTGATCACATTCTTGGGGATGAAGATAGATCCAGATTGGGCAAGTTCTGTCAAACCTGCTGTTGATTGGACATATCCTCTGTGGATTGGGCCAATTCTGTCAAAGGCATTAGGTACTGTATTACTATTATGAAAGGCATTTGAAGACTGACACACCCAGAAATCTTGTTCAGGTTCCCTTCCCTGACAAAAGCTGATCAATTCTCCTCTCAGCTATGAGATAACTTGGATAGCTTTCTGCAGGCCATTAACTTTCAGCCTTATAGTTTTGCAGTGAGGCTAAAGTACTACATTTTGTACAAGGAGGATAGGATAAAAAGTTGGCTGACAGAAAGCCTAGAGTGCCTGACCTCCACTCACAGAATGGACAAATCCATGGGAAGCatgtctctctctgtatgtaaGGGGGGGGGCGGCAATCTCTGATTCCCATGCTGTTCTGGTGTATCCAGAAACCTGCTGTATAGACCTGGGGAACTCACAAGAGCTGCTTTTTTGAATTGGCTTCAAGGACTGTAGGGGAGAGTTGGAGAGGAAGTACGTTTTGCTGTTGAACATTTGATCTAGACCTAGGCAGTTTATTCTAGTGGTTAGTTATTGCTAAATTTGCAAGGAATATGTTCAATAATTTAATGAATGGGAACAAACTCTGTAGAAGGAGATTCCTTCCATCTCTGTGGTCAAGGTGGAAAATATAGCTTTCTTTAGAATTTCTAAGCTACATTTCAGTGTTGCTTTTACTTAGGTATCAAAAGAAACATGTGTATTTACTTTCCAGTATTCTTGGCTTAGTTTAAACTgtatttctgtttgcttttgtaGCCTAAAGGAGCAGATaggaaacaaaaaacagacagagaaaaaatggagaagaaaacaaCTCAAGAAAGGGAGAAATATCAACCATCCTATGAGACAACCATTCTCACAGAGGTATGATTGTTTTACAGCTGCAGTGACATTAGCTATGATAGATTgctgatcttcaatttatctacAAAATAGCATGTTGTGAAGGTTCAGTATTCACCCCTCCCCTTTGTTCGAATAAACTAGGAGTCTTTTTAAGAGCAGTATCTAAActggtgtttatttctttatGCAAAGGAAAAACTTCGTTAAACAATTCCTGTCTTAACTTCTCTTGCGAAGCTAATGGGGCTCGCAAGGGTAACCAGAGTTCAGAGTCAAACGGGTTCGAAGATTTAACATCTCGGGGTCCAGCAACAAAAGGGTCATAGTCTGGCACATCTGCTTCGGTCCCTTCATCTCTCAATAATGGGGAGGTTTCATCATCCTTGTCCCCTCACCATACCGGGTCTCCCTCACCCGTAAGTTGTCCCCAGGGTCCCAGAGGTACATCATCCTCCGCGCCTCCTCGGCTCACCATGCTCAACGTTCTTCGGCTTCTCGCGccactgcttccttctcttccctcagtcATCTCCTCCACTCCCTCGCCTCAggctcaccccagtaagacgggcACTGGGGAAATCTTCTCGTTCAGCGATAGTCAGCCTCCTCCCTGGGTACTTTCaccctttcccatttcccagtccaAGGGTCTTCTACCCAGATAAGttcccaaacccccccccccgggatatTGTTGTCTTCCCTATTTATAATCTCCATTCCCGCCCTTGCCATGgacctccccttttcttcccttcccggCAATTCTCTCTCTGTTTGGGTTGCTACTGTTAGAGCCCGCAAACTCATTTCTAGCTTCTGGGTGTCTGTCCCCTGGTGTACTTTCCGGGGAGGTGTTGGCAGCGGAGTGCTCTGTACCTCCCTGGAGGTCTTACTTGTGGACGGCACTCCGACGAGAGCTTCTATGCTCTCATCCCGCTTATCACCTATGTATGACAACTTGGAGATCAGACTGTATGGATGCAGAGGCCATGCAAGATGGCAATCATCCCAAATCAAAATTTGGACTTGAAGTATAGATGATCATGGGTGCCACTCCTGGCTCATGTACCTCTCAATGTATTTTTCTCCAGTTTCTGTAATTGCAAAACTGGACAGATTTGAGACTGATCATGTGTTGCTGAAGTTTGGCAGTTCTGTGGCTTGTTTTAATTGACTATTGATCTGAGCTATGTTGGAGAAGCTTCTACAGAGCATTGTATGACACTTCACCCAGTTTGCTCAGTACTGGATTCACAGTCTTTATTCTTATTGAAATTGTAAAAATAGGGCATATTATTTTCAAAGACATTTAAATTGTATACCATGTGCTTCAAGTCACATTGGtgaaaaaaatggtaaataaattgCCATGAGCAGATTGGgtgattgatttaaaatgtttatatgttgCCCAGTTGACAAGTGCCCTCAAAGGTTAAGTTGCTTCTGGCTTAGGGAGGTCCCTATAAATTACTACTTTTGAAAAGCTTGTGTCAATGTTCAGAGGTGTGATTTGTTGCTGgattttgtgtatgtatgtgtatagcGCTTTGTAAGTCATGAGGGTCAAAATTGGCTCCTCAGCCTGCTTTATCTGCTCACCGCTGCATTAGCTGTAGCATAGAAATGATGGTGACACTCAGCTGTGACAATGTGCCAGTGCTTTGCTATATTCATTGGCCTTTAGACTAGAAATAGGAAGGTAATGAATATGGCACAGTGCTGGTTTTGAACTCTAAAGCCCTGAACAACTTGCATTCTGGTTACTTGATGGAACGTctcctactgtatatatatataattgtatcCTATGGTTATCTcctgttgccctcttctgagtCTTGCACATCTGAAGTAACCATTAGAGAGAGTGTTGTTGGTATTTCCAGAGATGTCAGCTTGTCCATTATTTTCCATTCCCCATTTCACAAAGATCTTTTATTTTCCCAGGATGTTCAGAATTCCAGTTTTAAACATATGCATCTATATCCTtaatactgctttttttaaaaaaaatactctgttTGGTTTCGCCTTTCCACTTGCAAATTTAACATGTATTAAATGACTGGATAGAGCcggaggtttggagtttgattcccccactgtacctcctgcaaatagagtcagcctgtgtggccttgggcaagctgcataggcCCAGAATGTCCCCACAAGAAGGGAATTCTGAGTATTTTGTACCTGGGAAACCTTAGAAGGAGTTGCCATAAGTCCTAATTGATTTGATGacatttatattgttttgtttgtgtatCTTACTGCATCTAATGTCATTCTGTGAACCTGTTGCTAAGTGATACAAAATTACCAGCTAGGGTTGTCTGGTGCATTTTTCTTTGCAAGGCCATTGTGTTTTGACATTGTTTAAAGTTCACACCATTTCAAGACCTagactttaaaaagtaactttacctcacttttcctgtttatttaaagagaagcaaaagcaaacatCCAGTGTTATTCATAAAGCCTGTTTATATTTGTATACAGTTTAGCTGGGTGTACATAATGTGCCCCAGCAATTCAGGGCAATGTCACCTTTCCATGGAAAATGACCTAATTTTAAGGAACTGTCAGATTAAGGTGGCCTGCTCTTTGCAGGAATGACCTTCAGCACCTTGAAGCTGGAAATCATATGCTCCTTGTTACTAAAGAGTTAAACATTTTCTAATGCTTATATTTGCTGAGGAGAGAAGTCCTAGGGTCCTCCATGGCACAGCAAACAGAGGTTAAAATCCAGCACAATAGACAGCACTGGCAAAATGGATCCCCCTTTTTCTCTACAGCCTCTTGCGGTGCCCTGAAATCTGCTTTGGAGGTTAAAGAAACCCTCTGGTCATATCTGAAGAAAGCAGGGACTCCAGGGTCCTGCTGTGTTAATGACAAGTTTCCTTACATTGTGTTGGATGTCACCCTGAAGAAATATTTCATAGAATGCTCCTGGATGTTTAAACGAACTATTTGTACACACTTAATTCTTAAAGCTGCCAGTATTGTACCTCTGATTTTCACAGGTTTACCCTTTTTATTCAGATtgctcaaagaaaaagaaatgtgttttgcttTGGAAAGAGGTTTGATAGGTTTGTATTAGCTGTCCCCAAATCCCCGCACTATGACTTATGTTTAAATTGGACTAAAACAGATTATAATTGGTACTGGCTTTGGTATaaaatgcaagctatttcctCTGAGGGGTTGCATCTCCAAGTAATCTGTTTCATGTAACCTgtagttttttccccctaggaTTTATCACTTCACAAGTGGAGAACAATTGCCGTGTTCCAAAATTGTTAGTACAAACTGCCAAATAGAATATTTACCCCTAGGTTGGAATTCTTTGGTTAGGAGAAGATGATTAGTTTAGTGTTTGTGTAGCCTAACAGATTCTAATACTgatatgttttgttttgaaatgttgaAAATCCCTGAATCTGAACATACTATAGGTTGATCAGTCCAAATGTTCTCTGTATTTATGGGCAGTAAAACCAGTTTTGAAAGAGAGTGAGGTTGCAGCTGCTTCTCATTCAGAACATGCTCTTCTCAGTGTTCCCAATTTGATTTTGTTTGAACAGTGCTCCCCGTGGCCAGATGTGCCTTATCAAGTGAACAACGCTCCGTCTCCCAGTTACAACAGCTCTCCAAACAGTTTCAGCCTTGGAGATGGGTatgcaataaatatttttatctttttagctGACAACATAGCCCCCCCATTttgtgttttgtatgttttttttaaaaagtcacttccGAGTATAGAAGATTAGGAAGCTTAACCTGGTGTTTAAGATAGGCTTTCCTGGACAAATCGaatccttcatttatttatttattttaccactTCTGCTTACTTGCAAAGTATCTATATACGGTACTCATTGCTGACTGGGTTGCCGGGGGATTTATTtccatctatttattttaaaatatatcctgGTCTTCCCCTGAAAAGCTTGGGATAATCCACACAGTTCCTTGGCTTTATCTTTATCTAAAGCATGGAAAATGGTGTAAGCTGAAAGAAGGTGACTAACTGAAGAACATAATGGGATAAGGTTCAGACTTGAGGCTTGCTGGTCCTAGCCTGGCCATTGCATTATCTTTGTTTATTCTAAAATTAATCGAGAATAAAGAAGGGTTAGATCTTAATTTTGCAGGACCAACCTTTGTCTCTTCCAAATACTTTTTTGTATCCAGCAGCAAACTTATAATTTTTGTGGTGTTGAGCCTCTGTCTCTGACTCGGAAGGTGGAGCAGAGAGAGGGTGGGGAACAAACACATAGGCCAGATCGAGCAGGATTCCTTCTTTCCCTAAGGTAGAACTTCCTGGTGAGTCATGACTGGTAATGCCCAGAGGAAAGTCCTCAAAAGGATTTTATGATAATTCTCTGAATCTGATCAAACCTACCCAATATTTGAATGAAATAACAGCTTAATAGAAACTACGAAGGTACAAGAAGGAAGAAATTAATCTTGGCTATCATTTCTGCACTgagtccaagaaaaaaaaagttacacatactgtacagtatatttgttttattactcAGGAGGGGTATGTTCAAAATTTGGACCTATTAACTTAATGAAGGAGCATTTGTGATGCTCAGTAGGATCTAGCCCAATCTTATTCATGCCAAAAGCAGATAGCCTTATGCTTGTACCTGGCTGTGGTCGAGCTTTGTTCCAGCAATGTTATAATGAAAACACTTTTGCCCCATTTCCTGCAGGAAGACTTCTCAGATCTTAGGGCTGTTTATCAAGAATATAATTGTCTTCTGCTTACAGCTTAGTTTGGCTTCTCTTAATGGAATCAGTCTAGCAGGCAAAATATATCCACACTAAAGATAGAGGTATTTATGTACAATTAcccccccacacaggtggagatgagggtctggccccctggggctagACCGTCCATTCACTGTTCTGCTGCTGCTCTGGGCTCCGCGCTCctttcctattgctctggagctcgcagtggattacccactcctggcaggagacagAATGATGAGTCTCTTTGCCAGCTGGAAgactggctaatccatcacaagctccggagtgataggaagggagcccgGAGCAGCAGTGGAACGGTGAATGGACGGTCTGgctccagggggctggaccctcattatctccacctgtgtgtgtggggggtattCATTTACGAATATCCCCCAACTTTAATCCACACAGTTGAAATGTTGATCAGGCAACTTGTACCTGCCACTTGTTTACTTTATAAATCTTGTCCACAAGAGGATTCCATATTCTTGGAAAGGACAATCCAAGCTAGGAATACACTGCTATTTTTTCATTTAGATGAAATAATCAGCCTTGTAGAAAATGAGAGTTGGGCTTTTAACAGACCACTTAGTTGGATGTTAGAAGGGTGGGGATGAGGAGCAGGGAATGGCCAGCATTATTGACGAGAGACTTAaaactccttttttctttcccaactCTGTATAATTTTAGCAACAGTTCTCCAACTGATCAGGTGGAGCTCCTGCCTCCCAGCAATGACGTAAGTATTTGAGATCCTGTTAATGtggtgcttttctttttttaggagaCTGGTGAACAGTTCATTTCAAGACCCTCTTATTCTTTTTGCAATGTAGCAtctccttccttctgcttctaTTCAAGATGCACAGCAGTGGCTTCATCGAAATAGGTTTTCTCAGTTCTGTAGGCTCTTTTCAAGTTTCTCAGGTATGTGTGTTCATTTGGGCTATGTACCTTTATTTTTCTGATACGTTTAAAGGGGATAAATCTACTGGCTGAGGAGACTATGTAAACTGCCACATCTGATTGTGACCCGTGCTCTTGCTGGGGCGCCAGAGCATGTGCCCAGCACATGATTAGGCATGTGGCCAAAAGGAGCTGAGTCATGATTAGCTGCGCCAAGGCCCACAGTTTCTCCACCAACACCAATATAATTCTGATATTAAACAGTTTTATCTGATTGAAGCTTTTACAGAGAGCAGCCCAGTGATCTCTGTCTGATAAAGTGGGTACAGTCCACCAAACCCATGCTGATTAAAACCTGTTCATCATTACAATGCTCTTTGTAGCGCTCCTTGAAGTCACACTGGGAGcacaaattttatatatatataaacaacctTTGCTTGAAATGTGCAGGTGCTGATTTACTGAAGATGTCTAAAGAAGACTTTGTTCAGATCTGTGGCCCAGCTGATGGCATTCGACTTTTTAATGCCATAAAAGGAAGGTTTGTAACAGTTCTTTTTGTTGATATAGCATCAGTTGTTGCTAGTTCCAGTTTATGAATTTAGTGTCGTATTGGAATCCTTAATTGCCTAGTTGTGCTATTGGATGTTTGTGTGGTCTAATAACGCTGAAAATTGTGAGTATCTCCAGAGTACTGCAGTAATACCTTCCCTCAAAACAATCCTTGTATTAGACTAGGCAGTAATTTTGTGGTTGAGCAGGGATGTGGATGTAGGTTGTTTTAGTTAGCCTACTACTTGGGCTATATCATACTAGGTATCTGCAgagctatatttatttaaaatatgctcttttgtAGCAGTATTGTGGTTACCAGTGCAAAATGGTGGGTGTTATGTGTCTGCTTGCAGCGGCAGGATTGAAGAGAATCTTctttttttgcctataggaatgTAAGGCCTAAAATGACAATTTATGTATGTCAAGAGCCTGAACAAAATAGATCTCATCTTCATCAAAAACGAGAGAATGGAGACAGCAATCTGTGTAGTAAGTGTCCTGTCTTTTTGGAAAAGTTTGCTAGCATTTTATGAACTATATCATGACTTCTTCCAACTGAAAAAAGTATGTTGCTGCCTCGACC
The Pogona vitticeps strain Pit_001003342236 chromosome 1, PviZW2.1, whole genome shotgun sequence genome window above contains:
- the TFCP2L1 gene encoding transcription factor CP2-like protein 1; translation: MLFWHTQPEHYNQHSTGSYLRDVLALPIFKQEDPQLSPENDAKLPPFQYVLCAATSPAVKLHEETLTYLNQGQSYEIRLLENRKLGEFQDLNTKYVKSIIRVVFHDRRLQYTEHQQLEGWRWSRPGDRILDIDIPLSVGILDPRASPTQLNTVEFLWDPSKRASAFIQVHCISTEFTPRKHGGEKGVPFRIQMDTFRQNENGEYTEHLHSASCQIKVFKPKGADRKQKTDREKMEKKTTQEREKYQPSYETTILTECSPWPDVPYQVNNAPSPSYNSSPNSFSLGDGNSSPTDQVELLPPSNDHLLPSASIQDAQQWLHRNRFSQFCRLFSSFSGADLLKMSKEDFVQICGPADGIRLFNAIKGRNVRPKMTIYVCQEPEQNRSHLHQKRENGDSNLCIYHAIFLEELTTMELMEKIANLYSISPQQINRIYRQGPTGIHVLVSNEMVQNFQDESCFVISTLKAESNDGYHIILK